A single genomic interval of Acipenser ruthenus chromosome 28, fAciRut3.2 maternal haplotype, whole genome shotgun sequence harbors:
- the LOC117434695 gene encoding ubiquitin-conjugating enzyme E2 Z-like, translating into MADSAGEAPSHQLIAGPATAAASAGIVVSGGGTAGTLLTPFLPSFGNSLAPGAGNSAGTASTAAVSGHGFVPAAGSSVTGTIGDVSPGFGTAIGVLDTAVGTAIAPSSGVGNAVASAIPSIGLGITGTNTPNIATGLHTVSGSVAGAGLLSQLHSAFWDPTISTDWDSEKASQQCILRIKRDIMSIYKDPPPGMFVVPDPHDMTKIHALITGPFDTPYEGGFFLFLFRCPPDYPIHPPRVKLMTTGNKTVRFNPNFYRNGKICLSILGTWTGPAWSPAQSISSVLISIQSLMTENPYHNEPGFEQERHPGDSKNYNECIRHETMRVAVSDMLDGKCPCPEALWSVMEKSFLEYYDFYEGVCKERLHLQGQSMQDPFGEKRGHFDYQNLLTRITAIQQRVKEKCQSQVKDVDTDSDSSSTGTDPDSQGSSQP; encoded by the exons ATGGCGGACAGTGCTGGGGAAGCGCCGTCTCATCAGCTTATAGCCGGTCCTGCTACCGCCGCCGCCTCTGCGGGAATCGTCGTCAGTGGCGGCGGCACCGCCGGAACCCTCTTAACTCCGTTTCTGCCGAGCTTCGGGAATTCACTGGCGCCGGGTGCCGGTAACTCCGCCGGGACGGCCTCCACTGCAGCTGTGTCTGGGCACGGTTTCGTGCCTGCTGCTGGTTCGAGTGTTACCGGTACCATTGGGGACGTGTCCCCGGGTTTCGGTACTGCCATTGGTGTCCTCGACACGGCGGTGGGTACTGCCATAGCCCCCTCTTCCGGCGTCGGTAACGCCGTCGCCTCAGCGATCCCCAGCATCGGTTTAGGCATCACCGGGACTAACACCCCGAATATAGCCACAGGTTTGCACACCGTCTCCGGGTCCGTGGCCGGAGCGGGTTTGCTTTCCCAGCTTCACTCCGCGTTCTGGGACCCGACCATTAGCACGGACTGGGATAGCGAGAAAGCGTCCCAGCAGTGTATACTGAGGATCAAAAG AGACATCATGTCAATCTACAAGGACCCCCCCCCAGGCATGTttgtggttccagaccctcatgaCATGACTAAG ATCCATGCCCTGATCACGGGCCCCTTTGATACCCCTTACGAGGGCGGATTCTTCCTCTTCCTGTTCCGCTGCCCCCCCGACTACCCCATCCACCCCCCCAGGGTGAAgctcatgaccacgggcaacaaaACAGTGCGATTCAACCCCAACTTCTACCGCAACGGCAAGATCTGCCTCAGCATCCTGGG GACGTGGACCGGCCCCGCTTGGAGCCCGGCTCAGAGCATCTCCTCGGTGCTCATCTCCATCCAGTCCCTGATGACAGAGAACCCGTACCACAACGAGCCCGGCTTCGAGCAG GAGAGGCACCCCGGGGACAGCAAGAACTACAACGAGTGCATCCGCCACGAGACCATGAGGGTGGCGGTGAGCGACATGCTGGACGGGAAGTGCCCCTGCCCCGAGGCCCTGTG GAGTGTGATGGAGAAGTCCTTTCTGGAGTACTATGATTTCTACGAGGGAGTCTGCAAGGAGCGCCTTCACCTGCAGGGGCAGAGCATGCAG gaTCCTTTCGGTGAGAAGAGAGGGCACTTTGACTACCAGAACCTGCTGACCCGGATCACAGCCATCCAGCAGCGCGTGAAGGAGAAATGCCAGAGCCAGGTGAAGGATGTGGACACGGACtcggactccagttccacagggACCGACCCCGACAGCCAGGGCAGCTCCCAGCcctag
- the LOC117434602 gene encoding ATP synthase F(0) complex subunit C3, mitochondrial-like, with protein MYACAKFITLPAVLRSGSRALARPVSVSVFNRPEAKIEQSLVLHSDAAALQILSRGFQTSAVSRDIDTAAKFIGAGAATVGVAGSGAGIGTVFGSLIIGYARNPSLKQQLFSYAILGFALSEAMGLFCLMVAFLILFAM; from the exons ATGTACGCTTGTGCTAAATTCATCACCTTGCCTGCTGTG CTCCGCAGTGGATCCAGGGCTCTGGCAAGGccagtatctgtgtctgtgttcaACAGACCAGAAGCCAAGATTGAACAG TCCCTGGTGCTGCACAGCGATGCCGCTGCCCTGCAGATCCTGAGCCGCGGGTTCCAGACCAGCGCAGTCTCCCGGGACATCGACACGGCCGCCAAGTTCATCGGAGCAGGAGCCGCCACCGTGGGCGTGGCCGGGTCAGGAGCTGGCATTGGGACCGTGTTCGGGAGCCTGATCATCGGATACGCCAG GAATCCTTCGCTGAAGCAGCAGCTCTTCTCCTATGCTATCCTGGGCTTTGCCTTGTCTGAAGCGATGGGTCTCTTCTGTTTGATGGTTGCGTTCCTCATCCTGTTTGCTATGTAA